From Sulfuracidifex tepidarius, one genomic window encodes:
- a CDS encoding DHH family phosphoesterase, which produces MEDYYAIVHNDFDGTASAAVYARAVGQLPKNTFFTEPTRLHNFLNKLELRGVKKIVMADLGANGSTIDAVVERLKWITSQGVEVQWFDHHVWKDEWKTKVTEAGVKLYHDVSTCGAGVVHKNMNPDDDFSSKLASADCSVDIWLHDDPMGEKLRRVVEYSPDFSWKIHLMEIFYKGVLWNDEFQSILERKVDEELKGYNKLNKYFKVIEIDGKKVAVAIRWRGPPDISYASQYIMTRTGAVVFVSANGKSISFRSSKYEIRRFALEFGGGGHPLAAGAALRVPAIHRFFRRIGVRRFMMNWVTDKVENAIRNAGFQEFRENRAMSH; this is translated from the coding sequence ATGGAAGATTACTACGCGATAGTCCACAATGACTTTGACGGCACTGCGTCTGCAGCAGTCTATGCAAGAGCAGTGGGTCAACTGCCTAAAAACACTTTTTTCACTGAACCTACTCGTCTCCACAACTTCCTCAACAAGTTGGAACTCAGAGGAGTAAAGAAAATAGTCATGGCTGACCTCGGAGCTAACGGTTCCACAATAGACGCTGTAGTGGAGAGATTGAAGTGGATAACCTCTCAAGGCGTTGAAGTTCAATGGTTCGACCATCACGTTTGGAAGGACGAGTGGAAGACAAAAGTCACAGAGGCTGGAGTCAAGCTGTATCACGACGTTTCAACGTGCGGAGCAGGAGTCGTACACAAGAACATGAACCCTGACGATGATTTCTCGTCGAAGCTAGCTTCAGCGGACTGCTCTGTGGACATATGGCTCCACGACGATCCAATGGGGGAGAAGCTCAGGAGGGTAGTAGAGTACTCACCGGATTTCTCGTGGAAAATACACCTGATGGAGATTTTCTACAAAGGAGTCCTCTGGAACGATGAGTTCCAGTCTATACTGGAGAGGAAAGTGGACGAGGAACTCAAAGGGTACAACAAGCTCAACAAGTACTTCAAGGTCATAGAGATAGACGGAAAGAAGGTCGCCGTGGCCATAAGGTGGCGCGGCCCTCCTGACATAAGTTACGCCTCTCAGTACATCATGACCAGGACTGGTGCAGTGGTCTTCGTGTCAGCTAACGGAAAATCAATTTCATTCAGGAGCTCAAAATACGAGATTAGGAGGTTCGCCCTAGAGTTCGGCGGTGGGGGGCATCCCCTAGCAGCTGGAGCGGCACTTAGGGTCCCTGCAATTCACCGCTTCTTCAGGAGGATAGGAGTGAGGAGGTTCATGATGAACTGGGTCACCGACAAGGTAGAGAACGCAATCAGGAACGCTGGATTTCAGGAATTCAGAGAGAATAGAGCAATGTCTCATTGA
- a CDS encoding cysteine hydrolase family protein gives MQVKVPEIHEKEKVDLPPSSTALLIVDMQNDFVHKDGKLYVPDAEKTVEPIRDLIKKFRNSGSLVIYTQDWHMKDDPEFKIWGEHALAGTWGAEIYSDLSPDKDDFLIRKYRYDAFFGTSLDYLLRVKNIKNIVVTGTVANICVLHTAGSAALRWYNVIVPKEGISALDEFDYFSTLRQVDFLYKGIITTFKGVNLQD, from the coding sequence ATGCAGGTTAAAGTACCGGAAATCCACGAAAAGGAGAAGGTTGATCTCCCTCCATCGTCAACGGCTCTCCTGATAGTTGACATGCAGAACGACTTCGTACACAAGGACGGGAAGCTCTACGTCCCTGACGCTGAGAAAACCGTGGAGCCAATAAGGGATCTGATCAAGAAGTTCAGGAATTCCGGCTCATTGGTAATCTACACACAAGACTGGCACATGAAGGACGACCCGGAGTTCAAGATATGGGGAGAGCACGCCTTAGCTGGGACTTGGGGAGCTGAGATATACTCTGACTTGTCTCCAGACAAGGACGACTTCCTGATCAGGAAATACAGATACGATGCGTTCTTCGGTACTTCACTGGACTACCTCCTGAGGGTTAAGAACATCAAGAACATCGTAGTGACGGGTACGGTCGCTAACATATGCGTTCTTCACACTGCAGGGAGCGCAGCGCTTAGGTGGTACAACGTGATAGTCCCGAAAGAGGGGATCTCCGCACTTGACGAATTCGATTATTTCTCCACCCTGAGACAAGTGGATTTCCTTTACAAGGGCATAATAACTACATTTAAAGGAGTTAACCTACAAGATTAA
- a CDS encoding endonuclease V, whose amino-acid sequence MVEEHTLLFLRYLQGMFASSIKEERLDLQEVNQVCAVDVAYEGKTGFAVASRGTLDEVMEHRVYSGEVDFPYISGYLFMREAPIMMRALEGMECDLLLVDGHGTAHPRRSGIAVVLGVLLDIPTIGIAKSRLTGEIVQDGDVNYVVVNGRREGVKVGRYFYSIGNKANLDNCVELSRKGYPQILRETDKLTKEHKKKEKEKGK is encoded by the coding sequence ATGGTTGAAGAGCATACTCTCCTCTTCTTGAGGTACCTGCAAGGCATGTTCGCCTCATCGATAAAAGAGGAGAGACTGGACTTGCAGGAAGTGAACCAAGTTTGCGCAGTTGACGTTGCCTATGAAGGAAAGACCGGGTTCGCAGTTGCTTCGCGCGGGACGTTAGACGAGGTAATGGAACATCGAGTTTACTCCGGAGAAGTGGACTTCCCTTACATCTCGGGATACCTCTTCATGAGGGAGGCTCCGATAATGATGAGGGCATTGGAAGGGATGGAGTGCGACCTTCTCCTTGTAGACGGGCACGGGACCGCTCACCCCAGGAGGAGCGGGATCGCCGTAGTCCTCGGAGTCCTCCTGGATATCCCAACTATTGGAATAGCAAAGTCCAGACTCACAGGGGAGATAGTCCAGGACGGGGACGTGAACTATGTTGTAGTTAACGGGAGAAGAGAAGGCGTGAAGGTTGGAAGGTATTTCTACAGCATTGGCAATAAGGCGAACCTTGATAACTGTGTTGAGCTATCAAGAAAGGGTTATCCACAGATTCTTCGAGAGACGGACAAGCTAACCAAGGAACATAAAAAGAAGGAAAAGGAAAAGGGAAAATGA
- a CDS encoding protein-tyrosine phosphatase family protein yields the protein MYWVKKNELAGSCIPYMEAEIQQWVMEGIKRVVVLPEEWEIEESWGDKDYYFSILRKYNLDFIHVPVEDNMPPSMEQFVQIARWIKEKRNNSPTLVHCVGGIGRTGTVLSSLLVLEGLPFDKAIETVREKREGAVQSYKQELFVKEVEEKAEWLKSILSSS from the coding sequence ATGTATTGGGTTAAGAAGAACGAGTTAGCAGGATCATGTATCCCTTACATGGAGGCTGAAATCCAGCAGTGGGTCATGGAGGGAATCAAGAGGGTCGTAGTCTTGCCGGAGGAATGGGAAATAGAGGAATCGTGGGGAGATAAGGACTACTATTTTTCAATCTTGAGGAAATACAACTTGGACTTCATACACGTCCCTGTGGAGGACAACATGCCTCCATCCATGGAACAGTTCGTTCAAATTGCGAGGTGGATTAAAGAAAAAAGAAACAACTCTCCTACACTGGTTCACTGTGTGGGCGGAATAGGAAGGACTGGAACCGTGCTTAGCTCCCTGCTAGTGTTGGAAGGTCTACCCTTCGACAAAGCGATAGAAACCGTCAGGGAAAAGAGGGAAGGCGCGGTCCAAAGCTACAAACAAGAGCTATTCGTAAAGGAAGTTGAGGAGAAGGCAGAATGGTTGAAGAGCATACTCTCCTCTTCTTGA
- a CDS encoding KaiC domain-containing protein: MQEEFERLSTGVPGFDRLVEGGIPQGFVVALTGEPGTGKTIFSLHFIAEGLRKGDPCVYVTTEERRESITRQASQFGWDFSSHLGKKLVIIDALMKEKDDQWSLMKVTAEEVVQKVIEAKKVLGYGKGRLVIDSVSTLFLDKPAMARKISYYLKRSLDKWKFTTYMTSQYAVTTSQAFGFGIEHVADGIIRFRRVVKNGRLRKFIIIEKMRQTDHDKHVWEVDVEKGRGFVLLGKVDERAEDFKLMK; the protein is encoded by the coding sequence ATGCAGGAGGAATTTGAAAGACTGTCTACTGGAGTTCCTGGATTTGATAGACTTGTAGAGGGAGGGATCCCTCAAGGCTTCGTGGTAGCCCTCACGGGAGAGCCTGGGACAGGCAAGACGATTTTCTCCCTTCACTTCATAGCGGAAGGCCTACGAAAAGGTGACCCTTGCGTTTACGTCACTACCGAGGAGAGGAGGGAATCTATAACCAGACAAGCCTCTCAGTTCGGGTGGGACTTCTCCTCACATCTTGGAAAGAAATTGGTGATCATAGACGCCCTCATGAAGGAGAAAGACGATCAGTGGTCTCTGATGAAAGTGACTGCAGAGGAGGTCGTGCAGAAGGTAATAGAGGCTAAGAAGGTTTTAGGTTATGGAAAAGGGAGGCTTGTCATAGACAGCGTCAGTACCCTCTTCCTCGACAAACCTGCAATGGCGAGGAAGATAAGTTATTACCTGAAGCGTTCTCTCGATAAATGGAAGTTCACAACGTACATGACCTCACAGTACGCAGTTACCACCTCGCAAGCTTTCGGGTTCGGAATAGAACACGTCGCTGACGGTATCATAAGGTTCAGAAGGGTAGTCAAGAACGGAAGGTTGAGGAAGTTCATCATCATAGAGAAGATGAGACAGACCGACCACGATAAGCACGTGTGGGAAGTCGATGTGGAGAAGGGAAGAGGGTTCGTACTCCTCGGGAAAGTCGATGAGAGGGCCGAGGACTTCAAGCTTATGAAATGA
- a CDS encoding phosphate-starvation-inducible PsiE family protein, with protein sequence MKVPFDKIKFDDKLLFKIIGIVVRALVVFAIIVQIGITIFFTAFAAITVGVTALVSTAIEDALLIIVLLEIYLAIEDYLSGKGRTASYVIDASISFVVREILIDVFNGITTNSTLLVLAGIVAILSFSRFLTSKAESGKA encoded by the coding sequence TTGAAAGTACCTTTCGATAAGATAAAATTTGATGACAAATTACTTTTTAAAATAATTGGGATTGTTGTAAGGGCTTTAGTTGTTTTTGCAATAATAGTACAGATAGGAATAACAATTTTCTTCACAGCTTTTGCAGCCATAACCGTGGGAGTAACTGCATTGGTGTCAACTGCTATAGAGGACGCACTTCTGATCATAGTGTTGTTGGAGATATACCTTGCTATTGAGGACTACTTGTCGGGAAAGGGGAGAACTGCAAGCTACGTCATAGATGCCTCTATCTCTTTCGTAGTAAGGGAAATACTGATAGATGTCTTCAACGGAATTACAACCAACTCTACCCTTCTAGTACTAGCAGGCATAGTAGCTATCCTCTCGTTCTCTAGGTTTCTGACGAGCAAAGCTGAGAGCGGTAAAGCATAA
- a CDS encoding sulfite oxidase-like oxidoreductase, producing the protein MEKQTKEMPPNQHVVKNFIIYAEFGIPEVEIQKYNLKVTGLVQNELSFTYDQLMKELPHAKVKTDFHCVTGWSVLDVEWEGVPFSYLLEKAGVKDNVKWVNFYSLDGYTTIIPFEDLKNDPQSMVALLMNGKPIPDKNGFPARPIIPHLYGWKSAKWLTEIQFMDKYIDGYWEERGYHERGNVWDEERFKGMSGKHSRKRPIL; encoded by the coding sequence ATGGAAAAGCAAACTAAAGAAATGCCACCCAATCAACACGTAGTTAAGAACTTCATAATTTACGCGGAGTTCGGAATTCCAGAAGTGGAGATACAAAAATACAACCTGAAAGTAACTGGGTTAGTACAGAACGAGCTTTCCTTCACTTACGATCAGCTAATGAAGGAGTTGCCCCACGCCAAAGTGAAGACTGATTTCCACTGTGTCACGGGGTGGAGCGTACTCGATGTGGAATGGGAAGGAGTGCCCTTCTCTTACCTATTGGAGAAGGCCGGAGTTAAGGACAACGTTAAGTGGGTGAACTTCTACAGCTTGGATGGATACACCACGATTATACCGTTCGAGGACTTGAAGAACGATCCCCAATCCATGGTAGCCTTGCTGATGAACGGAAAGCCAATTCCCGATAAGAACGGATTCCCTGCTAGGCCGATAATTCCGCACTTGTATGGTTGGAAGAGCGCCAAGTGGCTGACGGAGATCCAGTTCATGGACAAATACATTGACGGGTATTGGGAAGAGAGAGGATATCACGAGAGAGGTAACGTATGGGACGAGGAGAGGTTTAAAGGCATGTCGGGAAAACACTCTAGGAAGAGGCCAATACTTTGA
- a CDS encoding CBS domain-containing protein has translation MTLGNILIKTLMIPDPPTLNKDEPLVEAISKVNKFGLGRVIVGKEKVEGLVTTRDLLELIVEQCPSQCPEDVMKKVLYGPVKDHMVCSPSVAYEEDIALDVINVMVSHDYGSMPVVDKTHSPKGIVTEREFLLLYQDLPRLYKVKSFATTRVATIDGGVRLEEAVSLMMKRGFRRLPVVNEEGKVKGIITATDAIKAFAKFVEKKDPSLFFGKKVSEIMKFPILSIDPETYVNDAAKELLDKKKGSFIIMDKEGSATGIITERDLLIALHHMLHMQSMKR, from the coding sequence ATGACACTCGGGAATATCTTGATAAAGACTTTGATGATCCCAGACCCTCCTACGCTGAACAAGGACGAACCTTTGGTGGAGGCAATATCAAAGGTGAACAAGTTCGGACTGGGCAGAGTTATAGTAGGCAAGGAAAAAGTTGAAGGGTTAGTCACAACCAGGGACCTGCTCGAGCTGATAGTTGAACAGTGTCCCTCTCAATGCCCAGAAGACGTAATGAAGAAGGTACTTTACGGTCCCGTAAAGGACCACATGGTATGTTCTCCTTCTGTTGCTTACGAGGAAGACATTGCACTGGACGTCATAAATGTCATGGTTTCTCATGATTACGGTTCAATGCCGGTAGTAGACAAGACACACTCCCCCAAGGGGATAGTAACTGAAAGAGAATTCCTGCTTCTTTACCAAGACCTGCCAAGGCTCTATAAAGTGAAGTCATTCGCCACTACAAGAGTCGCAACGATAGACGGTGGGGTGAGGCTAGAGGAAGCTGTATCCCTAATGATGAAGAGGGGTTTCAGGAGGTTGCCAGTTGTTAATGAGGAAGGTAAAGTGAAAGGGATCATAACTGCAACTGACGCGATAAAAGCGTTCGCCAAATTCGTTGAGAAAAAAGACCCTTCACTGTTCTTCGGTAAGAAAGTCTCAGAAATCATGAAGTTCCCCATCCTTTCCATAGATCCAGAAACATACGTGAACGACGCAGCGAAGGAGCTGTTGGACAAGAAGAAGGGATCATTCATAATCATGGATAAAGAAGGAAGTGCGACGGGAATCATAACTGAACGTGACCTTCTAATAGCTCTTCATCACATGTTGCACATGCAGAGCATGAAGAGGTGA
- a CDS encoding 8-oxo-dGTP diphosphatase, producing MNDYRRTCLAIVRKKGEFLMFLKKKGLGEGYYNFPGGKVEKGEKPCECAVRELKEETCLNGEELEKVGEITYRLDDGEISQMSIYEIKKYNGELCESDEGRPLWVKEIPLDKMWEDDKVWIPMVMSGKKVKCEFLFSSDWKQYHGGECKEASF from the coding sequence ATGAACGATTACAGAAGAACGTGTCTAGCTATAGTTAGGAAAAAAGGGGAGTTCCTGATGTTTCTGAAGAAGAAGGGGTTAGGTGAAGGGTACTACAACTTCCCTGGAGGAAAGGTAGAAAAGGGTGAGAAACCTTGTGAGTGTGCTGTAAGGGAACTGAAGGAAGAGACTTGCCTTAACGGCGAGGAGCTAGAGAAGGTGGGCGAAATAACTTACAGGCTCGACGACGGGGAAATAAGTCAAATGAGCATTTACGAAATCAAGAAGTACAATGGAGAGTTATGTGAATCAGACGAAGGGAGACCGCTATGGGTTAAGGAGATACCTTTAGACAAGATGTGGGAGGACGATAAGGTTTGGATACCGATGGTCATGAGCGGAAAGAAAGTGAAATGTGAGTTCCTTTTCTCCAGCGATTGGAAGCAGTATCATGGAGGAGAGTGCAAGGAAGCCTCATTTTAA
- a CDS encoding glucose 1-dehydrogenase has product MKAIVVKPGEKGATLKDVELKETVGENEVKLRTLRVGICGTDRGIVTGKLSFARPPEGADYLVLGHEGLARAEEVGQNVDLKEGDLVVPVVRRGCSKCLNCKIGRQDFCETGEFIEAGIRGMQGFMREEFVDDAKYLVKVPRDLGELAVLAEPLSNVMKAYNELVFVQKRSVWNCDDSTFGCRKATIIGSGPIGQFFAMVFKDNGFKVTVVNRRDPNQIEDKISRVVGYSFVNTSKGLDDVPESDVIVDTSGYPSAFIPLLRKMKRNGVLLLFGTVGGEKAEITSDLITFFVEYNISVIGSVNASKLDFEQGMTFLSVWKSRYNGVLQDMITKVVKPEETQDAILEKEKGSIKTVIEWSK; this is encoded by the coding sequence ATGAAAGCAATAGTAGTTAAACCAGGGGAAAAAGGAGCTACTCTAAAAGATGTAGAATTGAAAGAAACTGTAGGTGAGAATGAAGTAAAGTTGAGGACTCTCAGGGTCGGGATCTGCGGGACAGATAGAGGGATAGTGACGGGGAAGCTGAGCTTCGCTAGACCTCCAGAAGGAGCTGATTATTTAGTGTTAGGACATGAGGGTCTGGCCAGAGCCGAGGAAGTAGGACAAAACGTTGACCTTAAAGAAGGGGATCTAGTAGTTCCCGTGGTTAGGAGAGGGTGTAGCAAATGCCTTAACTGCAAGATTGGGAGACAAGACTTCTGCGAGACAGGAGAATTCATAGAAGCTGGGATTAGGGGCATGCAGGGTTTTATGAGGGAAGAGTTCGTGGACGACGCGAAGTACCTAGTAAAGGTACCACGAGACTTGGGTGAACTAGCAGTCCTAGCTGAGCCCTTATCTAACGTAATGAAGGCTTACAACGAATTAGTTTTCGTCCAAAAGCGAAGCGTATGGAACTGCGATGATTCCACGTTTGGGTGTAGGAAAGCCACAATCATAGGTTCCGGACCGATAGGTCAGTTCTTCGCGATGGTCTTCAAGGACAACGGATTTAAGGTCACCGTAGTCAACAGGAGGGATCCTAACCAGATAGAGGATAAAATATCTAGGGTGGTGGGATATTCTTTCGTCAATACTTCAAAGGGTCTGGACGACGTGCCTGAGAGCGACGTAATAGTAGATACGTCAGGCTACCCTTCAGCCTTCATACCGCTCCTCAGGAAAATGAAGCGCAATGGTGTCCTTCTACTCTTCGGGACTGTTGGAGGGGAAAAGGCAGAGATAACCTCAGACCTGATAACGTTCTTTGTGGAATACAACATTTCCGTGATAGGGAGCGTCAATGCGAGTAAGTTGGACTTCGAACAAGGCATGACTTTTCTCTCGGTATGGAAGTCTAGGTATAACGGCGTGCTTCAGGATATGATAACTAAGGTAGTTAAACCTGAAGAAACGCAGGACGCCATACTTGAGAAGGAAAAGGGAAGCATAAAGACTGTCATAGAGTGG